The window CGACCGCGGCGACCGCGACCCCGGCCCGTCTCAGAACGGGAGACCGAGGGTGGGCAGGCCGATGGCCGAGTCGACCGCCAGCGCCACGAACACGATCATCAGGTACGTGTTGGACCGGTGGAACAGCGCCATCGGCTTGGTCTCTTCCCCGCGCCGGACCGCCGCCTGCAGGCTGTGGGCGTAGAAGAGGAACCAGCCGCCCGCGAGGATCGCGAAGGTGCCGTACAGCCAGGACGTCACCGGGAGCAGCAGGAGCGTCCACGCCACCATCACCCACGAGTAGATGACGATCTGGCGGGCGACGTGCTGGGCGGTGGCCACGACCGGGAGCATCGGGACGCCGGCGCGCTCGTAGTCGTCGCGGTACTTCATGCCCAGCGCCCACGTGTGCGGCGGCGTCCAGAAGAAGATGACGCCGAACATCACGAACGCCGGCCACTGCACGGTGCCGGTGACCGCGGCCCAGCCGATGACGACCGGCATGCAGCCCGCCGCGCCGCCCCAGACCACGTTCTGCGACGTGCGCCGCTTGAGGCCGAGCGTGTAGACGAAGATGTAGAAGAGGATCGTCGCGACCGCGAGGATCGCCGACAGCAGGTTCACCGTGAAATAGAGCACGACGGCCGAGGCGACACCCATCACCAAGCCGAAGATCAGCGCACCGCGCCGGGGCACCGAGTCCTTCACCAGCGGACGGCGCTTCGTGCGGTTCATCACCTTGTCGATGTCCGCGTCGATCACGCAGTTGAGCGCGTTCGCGCTGCCCGCGGCCATCGTCCCGCCGACCAGGGTGGCCAGGACCAGCCACGGCGAGGGGATCTGACGGCCGGCGAGGAACATCGCCGGGATGGTGGTGACCAGGAGGAGCTCGATCACCCGCGGCTTCGCCAGTGCGGCGTAGGCGCCGACGACCCGGCGGATGCTTCGCCGGTCACCGTGCGGTCGATCACCGGTCGGGTGCACGGCGCTGGTGTCTTCACTGCGTCCGTGCGCAGCGTTCACCAACGACATTTCACTCCCTGCGTCAGGTTCGGGCGGGCAAGTCCGGGTAGGCAGTGGTGGTGCCGCGCAAACCTGCCGGACTGAACCCTCGAACGATGTTAGACGTGGTGAATCCCGTGGGTGATCGCGGGTCGGGAACGGGTCCAAGCACTAGGCTGGCCGCGACGGTCCGCGATTGCCCCTGCGCACGGCCGCGAGCAGGAATATCGTCTCTTCGGGATCGATTGAGATAGATGTCCGTGCGCACGGGTAACCGGAACGAGGAAGACCAGCCGCAACCATCATGACCGGGAGTTGGAGTTCAGTGTCCGATACTGCCCCTACCAGCGAGAACAACCCACTCCTCCGGCGTAACGTCCCCGCCGACTGGACCGACACCGACACCCGCGCCGTGGACACCGTCCGGGTGCTCGCCGCGGACGCGGTCGAGAACTGTGGCAGCGGCCACCCCGGCACCGCGATGAGCCTGGCGCCGCTGGCCTACACGCTGTTCCAGCGCACGCTGCGGCACGACCCGAACGACCAGCACTGGCCGGGCCGCGACCGGTTCGTGCTGTCGGCCGGGCACAGCAGCCTGACCCTCTACATCCAGCTGTTCCTCGCCGGCTACGGCCTCGAGCTCGAGGACCTCAAGCAGCTGCGCAAGTGGGGCTCCAGGACCCCGGGTCACCCGGAGTACCGGCACACCGACGGCGTCGAGACCACCACCGGCCCGCTCGGGCAGGGCCTGGCGAACGCCGTGGGCATGGCGATGGCCGCCCGCCGCGAGCGCGGCCTGCTCGACCCGGACGCGGCGCCCGGCGAGAGCATCTTCGACCACCACATCTTCGTGATCGCCTCCGACGGCGACATCGAAGAGGGCGTCACCTCCGAGGCCTCGTCGATCGCGGGCCGCCAGGAGCTGGGGAACCTGATCGTCTTCTACGACGACAACAAGATCTCGATCGAGGACGACACGAACATCGCGCTGTCCGAGGACACCGTGAAGCGCTACGAGGCCTACGGGTGGCACACCCAGGTCGTCGAGGGCGGCGAGGACGTCGTCGCGATCGAGGAGGCCATCAAGAACGCCAAGGCCGAGACGCAGCGGCCGTCGTTCATCGCGGTGCGGACGATCATCGGTTACCCGGCGCCGAAGAAGATGGGCACCGGCAAGGCGCACGGCGCCGCGCTGGGCGCCGAAGAGGTCGCCGCGGTCAAGAAGATCCTGGGCTTCGACCCGGACCAGTCCTTCGTGGTCGAGGACGAGGTGCTCAAGCACACGCGCCAGGCGCTCGACCGCGGCAAGGCCGCGCACGCCGAGTGGCAGGAGAAGTACGAGGCCTGGGGCCAGGCCAACCCGGAGCGCAAGAAGATCGGCGACCGGATGGCCACCCGCACACTGCCGGAGGGCTTCGCCGACAACCTGCCGAAGTGGGAGCCGGACGCCAAGGGCATCGCGACCCGCAAGGCCTCCGGTGAGGTGCTCAACGCCCTCGCCGAGCCGCTGCCGGAGCTGTGGGGCGGCTCGGCCGACCTGGCCGAGAGCAACAACACGACGATGAAGGGCGCCGACTCGTTCGGGCCCGAGAAGGCCGCCACGGACATGTGGCAGGCCACGCCCTACGGCCGGACGCTGCACTTCGGCGTCCGCGAGCACGCCATGGGCTCGATCCTCAACGGGATCGCGCTGCACGGCGGCACCCGGCCGTACGGCGCGACGTTCCTCATCTTCTCCGACTACATGCGCCCGCCGGTCCGGCTGGCCGCGCTGATGAAGGCGCCGGTCACCTACGTGTGGACGCACGACTCGATCGGCCTCGGCGAGGACGGGCCGACGCACCAGCCGATCGAGCAGCTCTCCGCGCTGCGCGCGATCCCGGGCCTCAACGTCGTCCGCCCGGCGGACGCCAACGAGACCGCGTACGCGTGGAAGGCCGTGCTGGAGGACATCCACCACCCGTCCGGCCTGGCGCTGACCCGCCAGAACGTGCCGGTGCTCGAGGGCACCAGCGCCGAGGGCGTCGCCAAGGGCGGGTACGTCCTGGCGGACTCGGACGGCACCCCGGACGTGATCCTGATGGCCACCGGCTCCGAGGTCCAGCTCGCCGTCGAGGCCAAGAAGACCCTCGAGGCCGACGGCGTCAAGGCGCGCGTCGTGTCCATGCCGTGCGTCGAGTGGTTCGACGCGCAGGACGCGGCCTACCGCGAGTCCGTCATCCCGGCCGGCGTGAAGGCCCGCGTGTCCGTCGAGGCGGGCATCGCCCAGTCGTGGCACCGCTTCACCGGTGACGCCGGGGTGAACGTTTCGATCGAGCACTTCGGCGCCTCCGCCGATGCCGCCACACTGTTCCGTGAGTTCGGGTTCACCGCGGAAGCAGTCGTCGAGGCCGCGCGCCGCTCGATCCAGAACACCAAGAATTCCTGAAGGGGATGACAGTAATGAGCACAGACAAGCTCGCGCAGCTGTCCGAAGCCGGTGTTTCGATCTGGCTCGACGACCTTTCGCGTGAACGCCTGAACACCGGCAACCTCGCGGGCCTGATCCGCGACAAGCACGTCGTCGGCGTGACGACCAACCCGACGATCTTCGCCAACGCGATGTCCAAGGGTGACGCGTACGACGAGCGCACCCGGGAGCTCGCGGCCCAGGGCGCCGATGTCGAGGCGACCATCCGAGACCTGACGACGACCGACGTGCGCAACGCCGCGGACCTGTTCCGCGACGTCTACACCGCCACGAACGGCGTCGACGGCCGCGTCTCGATCGAGGTCGACCCGCGCCTGGCCAAGGACTCCGACAAGACGGTGGTCGAAGCGCAGGACCTGTGGAAGACCGTGGACCGGCCGAACGTGCTGATCAAGATCCCGGCCACCGAAGAGGGCCTGCCGGCGATCACGAAGACCCTGGCCGAGGGCATCAGCGTGAACGTCACGCTGATCTTCTCCGTCGAGCGCTACAAGAAGGTCATCGAGGCCTTCTTCGCCGGGTTCGAGCAGGCGAAGGCCAACGGCCACGACCTGCGCGGGATCCACTCGGTTGCGTCGTTCTTCGTGTCCCGTGTGGACACCGAGATCGACAAGCGGCTCGACGCGATCGGCACCGACGAAGCCAAGGCCCTGCGCGGCAAGGCGGCCGTCGCCAACGCCCGGCTCGCCTACGCGGCCTTCGAGGAGCTCTTCGCGACCGACCGCTGGAAGGCCCTCGCGGCCGACGGCGCGAACGCGCAGCGCCCGCTGTGGGCCTCGACCGGTGTGAAGAACCCGGACTACTCCCCCACGCTCTACGTCGACCAGCTCGTGGTGAAGGACACCGTCAACACGATGCCGGAGAAGACCATGGACGAGGTCGCCGAGCACGCCGAGATCACCGGGGACCAGGTGACCGGCCGCGGCGCCGAGGCGCAGGAGGTCTTCGACAAGCTCGAAGCCGTCGGCATCGACATCCGCGACGTGTTCCTCACGCTGGAGAACGAGGGCGTCGAGAAGTTCGAGAAGTCGTGGACCGAACTTCTGGACACCGTGAACGGGCAGCTCGAGAAGGCGAAGGGCTGAAGCACGACATGACGACAGGTGAAAAGACCGGCGTCGAGATCGTGGACGCCGCACTGGCGGAGCGCGCCACGCCGCTGGCGGAGCAGCTGGTCAATGACCAGGCCGCTTCGAAGCTGGCGGCGCAGGACGCGACGCTCTGGGGGCCGGACGCCGAATCCGAGGCGTCGATCCGGCTGTCGTGGACAACGTTGCACAAGTCGTCGCGGCCGCTGATCGGCGAGATCGAGGCGCTGCGGACCGACCTGCGGTCCGAGGGCGTCGACCGCGTCGTGCTGGCCGGCATGGGCGGCTCGTCGCTGGCGCCGGAGGTGATCACCGCCACCGACGGCGTCGCGCTGACGGTGCTCGACACCACCGACCCCGGCCAGGTCGCCGACGCGCTGGCCGGTGACCTCGAGCGCACGGTGATCGTGGTGTCGTCGAAGTCGGGCGGCACCGTCGAGACCGACAGCCACCGGCGGATCTTC of the Amycolatopsis sp. NBC_01488 genome contains:
- a CDS encoding heme o synthase, translated to MSLVNAAHGRSEDTSAVHPTGDRPHGDRRSIRRVVGAYAALAKPRVIELLLVTTIPAMFLAGRQIPSPWLVLATLVGGTMAAGSANALNCVIDADIDKVMNRTKRRPLVKDSVPRRGALIFGLVMGVASAVVLYFTVNLLSAILAVATILFYIFVYTLGLKRRTSQNVVWGGAAGCMPVVIGWAAVTGTVQWPAFVMFGVIFFWTPPHTWALGMKYRDDYERAGVPMLPVVATAQHVARQIVIYSWVMVAWTLLLLPVTSWLYGTFAILAGGWFLFYAHSLQAAVRRGEETKPMALFHRSNTYLMIVFVALAVDSAIGLPTLGLPF
- the tkt gene encoding transketolase; protein product: MSDTAPTSENNPLLRRNVPADWTDTDTRAVDTVRVLAADAVENCGSGHPGTAMSLAPLAYTLFQRTLRHDPNDQHWPGRDRFVLSAGHSSLTLYIQLFLAGYGLELEDLKQLRKWGSRTPGHPEYRHTDGVETTTGPLGQGLANAVGMAMAARRERGLLDPDAAPGESIFDHHIFVIASDGDIEEGVTSEASSIAGRQELGNLIVFYDDNKISIEDDTNIALSEDTVKRYEAYGWHTQVVEGGEDVVAIEEAIKNAKAETQRPSFIAVRTIIGYPAPKKMGTGKAHGAALGAEEVAAVKKILGFDPDQSFVVEDEVLKHTRQALDRGKAAHAEWQEKYEAWGQANPERKKIGDRMATRTLPEGFADNLPKWEPDAKGIATRKASGEVLNALAEPLPELWGGSADLAESNNTTMKGADSFGPEKAATDMWQATPYGRTLHFGVREHAMGSILNGIALHGGTRPYGATFLIFSDYMRPPVRLAALMKAPVTYVWTHDSIGLGEDGPTHQPIEQLSALRAIPGLNVVRPADANETAYAWKAVLEDIHHPSGLALTRQNVPVLEGTSAEGVAKGGYVLADSDGTPDVILMATGSEVQLAVEAKKTLEADGVKARVVSMPCVEWFDAQDAAYRESVIPAGVKARVSVEAGIAQSWHRFTGDAGVNVSIEHFGASADAATLFREFGFTAEAVVEAARRSIQNTKNS
- the tal gene encoding transaldolase codes for the protein MSTDKLAQLSEAGVSIWLDDLSRERLNTGNLAGLIRDKHVVGVTTNPTIFANAMSKGDAYDERTRELAAQGADVEATIRDLTTTDVRNAADLFRDVYTATNGVDGRVSIEVDPRLAKDSDKTVVEAQDLWKTVDRPNVLIKIPATEEGLPAITKTLAEGISVNVTLIFSVERYKKVIEAFFAGFEQAKANGHDLRGIHSVASFFVSRVDTEIDKRLDAIGTDEAKALRGKAAVANARLAYAAFEELFATDRWKALAADGANAQRPLWASTGVKNPDYSPTLYVDQLVVKDTVNTMPEKTMDEVAEHAEITGDQVTGRGAEAQEVFDKLEAVGIDIRDVFLTLENEGVEKFEKSWTELLDTVNGQLEKAKG